One genomic window of Tachypleus tridentatus isolate NWPU-2018 chromosome 12, ASM421037v1, whole genome shotgun sequence includes the following:
- the LOC143234858 gene encoding uncharacterized protein LOC143234858, producing the protein MTSTVHAALRTFGVHLAVILMFWEVVQVQGQIPENVEFSPTVTANCERGEMTIMVVTEFPFHGIVHIEDFRRFPCISYGTGSTNTTLKISLLADPKDRNYCGIQVGQGSSQVRSVTVAVRRHKTLEVFNDKIFIINCGKSGFLNSRNKLSHVYLNFMEDYKKVTELTVGHQYILRAGISHDNVNDYYDIMVRKCLSFAANVTEVDLIDSQGCPKTSFLSKFQYNKTSKTADSVLYSTFKFPNTHKIHVQCDIVLCKGSCSLVNCQHSVEALPQPLPQTRDQGENIQLLASTTVFVVEPGHDISALAVTDCTEWRFPWLIGLCICLAILLLVMLIVNIFLCSSLTCTCTKTEVVDKEPSEMEDYDPYRVGWAPSSHYGSRTSLNKPYISGGSTLNSISRSMGSGSDHYAIVHSRPNSRYSHHSSKEPLHRGPGSTISNGQYSSRI; encoded by the exons GTACAAGGTCAAATTCCAGAAAATGTAGAATTTTCTCCAACTG TGACAGCAAACTGTGAACGAGGAGAAATGACTATCATGGTTGTAACAGAATTCCCCTTTCACGGCATTGTTCACATTGAGGATTTCCGACGTTTTCCCTGTATTTCTTATGGAACAGGATCAACGAACACTACCCTAAAGATAAGCCTTTTAGCTGACCCAAAAGACCGAAACTACTGTGGAATACAAGTAGGCCAA ggAAGTTCCCAAGTGAGATCTGTGACTGTAGCAGTGAGAAGACACAAAACACTGGAAGTGTTCAACGACAAAATCTTCATTATTAACTGTGGCAAGTCAGGATTTTTAAATTCAag aaataaattgtcTCATGTATACTTGAACTTTATGGAAGATTACAAGAAGGTCACTGAACTCACAGTCGGCCATCAATATATTTTGCGAGCAGGAATTTCTCATGATAACGTCAACG aCTACTATGACATCATGGTAAGAAAGTGCCTTAGTTTCGCAGCCAATGTTACCGAGGTGGATTTGATTGATTCACAAGG ATGTCCCAAGACGAGTTTTTTGTCCAAGTTCCAGTACAACAAGACATCGAAGACCGCTGATTCAGTATTATATTCTACCTTCAAGTTTCCCAACACCCATAAAATTCACGTTCAGTGTGACATCGTTCTGTGTAAAGGCAGCTGTTCTCTG GTTAACTGTCAACATAGTGTAGAAGCCCTTCCTCAGCCATTGCCGCAGACACGGGATCAAGGTGAAAACATTCAACTTTTAGCCTCTACTACAGTCTTTGTTGTGGAACCTGGCCACGATATTa GTGCACTTGCAGTAACTGATTGCACAGAATGGCGGTTTCCATGGTTAATTGGATTATGTATTTGTTTGGCTATCCTACTTCTTGTGATGTTGATAGTCAATATTTTCTTGTGTTCGTCGCTAACCTGTACTTGCACAAAAACAGAG GTTGTGGACAAAGAACCATCAGAGATGGAAGATTATGACCCCTACAGAGTGGGATGGGCTCCCAGCTCACACTATGGATCTCGAACCTCACTTAATAAGCCATACATATCAGGAGGCTCAACATTGAATTCTATTTCTCGCTCTATGGGATCTGGTAGTGACCATTATGCTATTGTCCACTCTAGACCAAATAGCAGGTATTCTCATCACTCCAGTAAAGAACCCCTCCACAGAGGTCCAGGGTCCACCATATCCAATGGGCAGTACTCTTCCAGAATTTGA